In the genome of Raphanus sativus cultivar WK10039 chromosome 4, ASM80110v3, whole genome shotgun sequence, one region contains:
- the LOC130510650 gene encoding uncharacterized protein LOC130510650, whose amino-acid sequence MVKAKKSAQQAESSKEEKHAEAEGSRRSLSDGEPESPPPRNDMPVSDVLPEVTEELDSFNTANEKAASEDSDERTPGLGEEPSAKVPEADLQPLIGSSNADIQDVPVTDKSTEEKDESALQMVVVEDEKEQSGADVESGKAGDDEPKDDEASQKEVRKKRVLQRLGLRSAKQRKTGESSTPTQSHFLTPGDAAKSPYLAKEAEASPRLRSRKSGDKSAEPMPSLIKKRYDQFLKRKVLAERSVDLKEADQWGYLAVIKKGYMESTVSNLAVYVEQVVAEFYAGLPSTKAEADVDEVSVSVRGQTYKFSPALINNTIDWEPLSEDEVEEDATLDEVSVTELASFITGDTRTEWEGLTTADLTSCYGALMIIAAYNWIPSTHKTYVSLERARLIYKMAHGVRADLGKMMFRQILNLGVTQVNDARWLIFPRLIMALLQSQHAVPSYPSDKLQRPVPYKKDKRVGEIYEQRLAKGKAPSRSEPKRSSTRTTRQSSPAPSPAPRTATPSSRTAPRRVSVYELGSVAIPQGPLNRVDLQVALQDTTRALQALAEIVQDLQSAVAGGEEED is encoded by the exons ATGGTGAAAGCAAAGAAATCAGCTCAACAAGCCGAATCATCCAAGGAAGAGAAGCATGCAGAGGCTGAAGGAAGTCGGAGGTCACTTTCTGATGGCGAACCTGAATCGCCTCCACCGAGAAACGATATGCCTGTTTCTGATGTACTTCCTGAGGTGACTGAGGAGCTTGACTCGTTCAACACCGCGAATGAGAAAGCTGCTTCAGAAGATAGCGATGAAAGAACTCCGGGTCTTGGGGAAGAACCATCTGCGAAAGTGCCTGAAGCAGATCTGCAACCGCTAATCGGATCCTCTAATGCTGACATTCAAGATGTCCCCGTCACTGATAAATCGACGGAAGAGAAGGATGAGTCTGCTTTACAGATGGTGGTCGTTGAAGATGAGAAGGAACAGAGTGGAGCTGATGTTGAATCCGGCAAGGCGGGTGATGATGAACCCAAAGATGATGAAGCTTCACAGAAGGAAGTGAGAAAGAAACGAGTGCTGCAGCGATTAGGGTTGCGTTCTGCAAAACAGAGGAAGACAGGGGAGTCTAGTACACCAACTCAATCTCACTTTCTCACACCAGGAGATGCAGCCAAGTCTCCATATTTGGCTAAGGAAGCAGAAGCCTCACCCCGGTTGAGATCGAGAAAGTCTGGTGACAAAAGTGCTGAACCAATGCCTTCTCTCATCAAGAAAAGGTATGATCAGTTCCTTAAGCGTAAGGTACTTGCTGAGCGTTCGGTAGATTTGAAGGAGGCTGATCAGTGGGGGTACTTGGCGGTTATTAAAAAGGGGTATATGGAATCAACTGTCTCGAATCTTGCTGTGTATGTTGAGCAAGTTGTAGCTGAGTTCTATGCAGGTCTGCCGAGTACCAAAGCTGAAGCAGATGTTGATGAAGTAAGTGTCTCTGTGAGGGGACAAACGTACAAGTTCTCACCGGCGCTCATCAACAATACCATAGATTGGGAACCACTTTCTGAGGATGAAGTGGAGGAAGATGCAACTTTGGATGAAGTCTCAGTAACCGAGTTGGCTTCATTCATCACTGGAGATACGAGGACAGAATGGGAAGGTCTCACTACAGCGGATCTTACATCATGCTACGGTGCTTTGATGATCATAGCTGCCTACAACTGGATTCCCTCTACTCACAAGACGTATGTCTCACTTGAGAGGGCAAGGCTAATCTACAAGATGGCTCATGGAGTTCGTGCTGATTTGGGtaagatgatgttcagacaGATTCTCAATCTTGGAGTGACTCAGGTCAATGATGCACGTTGGTTGATCTTCCCTCGCTTGATCATGGCACTTCTCCAAAGCCAGCATGCAGTTCCATCTTATCCCAGTGACAAGCTTCAACGTCCGGTTCCTTACAAGAAGGATAAACGCGTGGGTGAGATCTATGAGCAGAGACTAGCTAAAGGAAAGGCACCATCTAGAAGTGAACCAAAGAGAAGCTCTACCAGGACAACACGTCAGTCATCTCCTGCTCCGAGCCCTGCTCCACGAACTGCTACACCAAGTTCCAGGACTGCACCACGACGCGTATCTGTCTATGAGCTTGGATCAGTTGCCATTCCTCAAGGACCACTTAACCGTGTTGATTTGCAAGTGGCCTTACAGGACACAACACGAGCTCTTCAGGCGCTAGCTGAGATAGTTCAGGATCTTCAGAGCGCTGTAGCAG ggggagaagaagaagactaa